A window of the Peptostreptococcaceae bacterium genome harbors these coding sequences:
- the rplM gene encoding 50S ribosomal protein L13 has protein sequence MKSFVAKPHEVVKKWYVVDATDKPLGRLASQVANIIRGKHKPIYTPHVDTGDFVIIINTDKVKLTGKKLDQKMYRWHTGYPGGLKERTYREMMATKSDRIVYEAVKGMVPHNKLGRQVIKKLKVCKGAEHNHQAQMPEDLDIQV, from the coding sequence GCCTCATGAGGTTGTAAAGAAATGGTATGTGGTAGATGCAACAGATAAGCCGCTTGGAAGATTGGCATCGCAAGTTGCCAATATTATCAGAGGAAAACACAAACCGATTTATACACCGCATGTGGACACAGGTGATTTCGTAATCATCATAAATACGGACAAAGTTAAGTTGACAGGCAAGAAGCTTGATCAAAAAATGTACAGATGGCATACTGGCTATCCTGGCGGACTCAAAGAGAGAACGTATAGAGAAATGATGGCTACTAAATCCGATAGAATCGTATACGAAGCAGTAAAGGGTATGGTTCCCCACAACAAGCTTGGTAGACAGGTAATTAAAAAACTTAAAGTGTGCAAAGGTGCGGAACATAACCATCAGGCTCAAATGCCTGAAGATTTGGACATACAAGTATAA
- the rpsI gene encoding 30S ribosomal protein S9 has product MASVQYYGTGRRKKSIARVRLVPGNGKILINGRDIEEYFNYETLRMEVRRPLLLTETESKFDVLAKVNGGGTTGQAGALRHGVSRALLKADGELRGVLKKEGFLTRDSRMVERKKYGLKKARKASQFSKR; this is encoded by the coding sequence ATGGCTAGTGTTCAGTATTATGGAACCGGAAGAAGGAAAAAGTCCATTGCCAGGGTTAGATTGGTGCCTGGAAATGGTAAAATTCTAATAAATGGTAGAGATATTGAAGAGTATTTCAACTACGAAACTCTCAGAATGGAAGTAAGAAGACCTCTTTTGCTGACTGAAACAGAAAGCAAATTTGATGTTTTAGCGAAAGTTAATGGCGGAGGAACAACAGGCCAAGCCGGAGCTTTAAGACACGGAGTTTCAAGGGCGCTTTTGAAAGCGGACGGAGAACTCAGAGGGGTACTTAAGAAGGAAGGATTCCTTACAAGAGACTCTAGAATGGTTGAAAGAAAGAAATACGGTCTTAAAAAAGCAAGAAAAGCATCTCAATTCTCAAAAAGATAA